The sequence TACCTTGTGGGGAGGTACTCTGAAACAATGCAAATGTCCTTGCTTTTGCTTACTAACGTTTGCATCCATTTTTGTCTAGATCAGTTAGTACTGTAGTGTTTCCCTGCCTGTGGTGATTTCCATTATTATTCCTTCTAAAGGAACTGAACTAATGTAAGGAAGAACTGTTTCTGGGCCCCTATGTATATATCTATTCAATTTATATCAGAGTGggctcataaatattttattctatggCTTATAATCCACCACAGATTTGATCACTGGGTACTCCTTCATGTTGGTTTCTGTGTCCTTAAGACAAACCCCCTCCTTTCTGGGGCACTTCCTTACTCTGTGGTACCACATTACTTTCTCTGCTCTAGATCTGGAATTCCTCCACGGAGCTCTGATTCCTTTTATTGAATGgtggtgtttatttatttatttaaaagattttatttatttatttgacagacagagatcacaagcaggcagagaagcaggcagagagagaggagaaagcaggctccctgctgagcagagagcccaatgtggggctcgatcccaggaccccaggatcacgacctgagccgaaggcagaggctttaacccactgagccacccaggcgcccctgaatgatGGTGTTTAGAAGCCCGATCTGGACACTTTTGTGCCTTTGCTCCTGGGGTGCCACTGTGCCTAGGCCTGCTGAGCAGACAGGGCTAGGAAATCCACACATACATTCTAACCCTAGCACTCACACACTGAGGCCTATTTATTTCAGCATCTATCTGTATGTGTATTAAAAATCATGAGTCCATACATCCAATCCCAATCCAGCACCACCACCAAGTTAGTTCTAGCTTTaccacctttttgttttgtttttctccaacaGTGGGAAACCTGGCATGACCAGTGGTCTGTGACGTATTGTCCCTATTGGAAGAGGGAACTGGGGGGATGCTGTATTGTGCATGGCCTTAAATGATGGGATTTTGACAGACACGAAGGAAAGTCATTCCCGGCAGAGAGTAGAAGCTGGTGGGTGAAGCATGATGATGTGTGAACCCAAACAGGAAAGGAACAGATCCCAATGGGCCTAAACTTAATGCAGCTTGTAGTTCATGAAGGGGATTTCACCTGTGTCATGTCAGTTTCATTTTATTCGGCAGGCAGTGGAGAACTGCCTGACATTTTGGATTAGGAAGTGGTGGAACCAAGGCTATGTGGGCTTGGATCTCAAGCAAATGGACTGGGTTGGGGGGTAGAATGAAGCTTGCGTTCTAAGACCGGATGGTAGAGGCCAACACAGTAAAGGAATGGCAGGTAGTAAAGGCATTATAGAAGAACCAACAGAACTTGGTAAATGACATAAAGTAGAGAAGGTAACGGAAAGGGAGGAATCAAAGTAATAATGCTCCAAACCTGTGTAAATTTGGAGAAAGTGGTACCATGAACCCAACCCAAAAAAGTTCtctgtaaatggttttctccttGAGGGCATGTACAATTTAACTACTCTATGACCACAAAGCCTCATAAAATGCCCTGTGACAATAGGCCTCAGTCAGCTCTTACCTACGACCTGATCTCAGCTCTTGGCCTTCCTTCAGCCCCAGCTCCGGATGCCTTCAACACACAGCTATGACAACCATCCTCCCATGGCTGGCTACCTGTCACCGAGGACACAGCTAAAAACCCTCTCAAGGCCTTCCATGTGCTGGCTCCAACCTCCCTTTCAGGTTTATCTTGCATTATAAACAGAGACGGCCACTTACCTTTCCCTGCTGTCTTCACATCACTTGGGTCCATGCCCTTCTCTCAAGCCCCGCTGATCCCTTGAGCTCTCACCTCAACCTGGAACACTGACCCCTATGTGAACCCATGCAAGTCAATCTGCCACCTGCTGGATTAGATGCCCCTCTTCCTGGCCCCACAGTGCTACCAAAATGGCCAGTTCATCATTTTCCCCTGACCCATACATTTTTGGGGGCAAAGACTTGTTTACCACTGGCCCCGAAATTGTGATACCTTCCTGGACATACTCCAGGTGTCCAAATTCCTGACGAAGGAAGGAAAGGGCAGGCAGTCACCAAACTCATGCCTCTCTGTACCTTCCCACTCCCTGCCACTTAGCTTCTTCCTTCTGAGCTTAGCTCATCAACACCGCCTTCTCACCTCCCCCAGCAGTCCCCTTCCAGCTGGCTCAGCCCTAAGCCCTTGTCACTGTTGGGTCTGTCAGCCTCGGCCATGTCTGAGCAGGCCAGCAGAGCTGCCCAAACAGAATGGGTAGGTGAAGATGCCCCAAGCCCCAGCTGCCTGCCATAAGGTCCTATATAGGAGTAAGGCCAAATTAAGACAGGCttgttctctgttccttcttGTGGATTACAGCAAGTGCATAATGAGGCTGGGGAATTCTATCACCATGTTGAGAGCCCAACCTCCTGAGGCCTTCTGTGCCACGTTGCCCCGCCAACCCCTCAAACCCTCAGGCTTCTGAGCTAGAGCCAGTGCCATGCTGCCTTCTTGCTGGTCCTTTTCTCTCCAATTCCTCAGGGACAGATGagtaaaaaaacaacacaaagaacCACAAgaaaacagagccacacactacGGCTTGTCCATAATTATTACTATAATGATTTATAAAAGTTTTCAGGCAACTGTGTTAAATTATTGTACATATCTGGGAGAGGGAAGTGGGGGTCCTGGCCACAAGGTTAGTGAAAACTTTCATGGGAGAGGTGGGAAAAGGAAATGTGCCCCCCTTACTCCCTCTAGGTCTGACTCCAGATTAAGTGGCTTCCTCTCAACAAATGAAGACTGTTAACCCTTCCCATCCAGGGCACTAAGGTAAAGGAGAGGGAGCAGTGTCAATGAAGTGCTTTAAAGGGAGACCACAATGAATTGCGGCCGCCCGGACCCCGTGATCCTCTGCTCTGGGTCCAAAGGGTCATCCTGGGCCAGACCCTTGGCTGGGGATGGAAGACTGCCCAGTCCTCAGGCCACACCAAGGCATCCCCCGGGAAGACAGGAGGATTGAATGTGATAGGCTAAGGAATGCCTAGGTGTGGCACAGGAAGCAGTGATGCACCAGTGGGGAGCCGCTgcctacccctccaccccctgcctcaAGCCTAGTGACGCAGGCAGCCAGGCACTCTGGCTCTGGGAGGGATCCTGTCAAAGGAAACGGGGATGTTGGGTATCTGGCCTTGGGAGTCTGGGGAAGCAGCCCCAAGGGTCAGAACAAGACCTTTCCATGGGAGATCCCTGGAACAATCCAAAGCTAGGCTCCTCAATTCCTAAATTCCAGCTCATGACTCCATCCATGCAGCTAAATGTTACTGTGTCTGTGTGAGcttgcacgcgcgcacacacatgcacgtctGCAGGGGAGGGCCGCAGGGAAGCATGGCTACCCCACCTGCCCAGGGTTCAGGGCATGCAGGGGACCCTAGGCCTGAGATACGAGCTCCAACCAGCAAGGGTTAAGGGCTCTGACTCCTCTTTCCTCCCACTCTCCTAACACGCTACACCTCTTTGGGCACTAGAAGGTTTTACGATGAATAGCACGGGAGCCATCTTCTTCATACTCCTTTTTGGATACCCACATCTTCTTAAAAGTATCAAGCGAGGCCAAGATGGAGCCACTGTGAGAAGGGAGGGATAGACTCTTGTGGACCCAAGGGCTGGGCCATCGACCCTTTCTGGGCACTCAGAGCTCCATCTCCTTTATCTGGGAGGGAAACCCACCCACTGCCACCTGGCCTGCGCCAATGGTCTCCTCCCAGAGCCCTCCCCGTGAGCCCTGCCTCACCCAATCCACGTGGAGTACAGCCGTTCCTGTGGGGCCGAGATCTAGAGGGAAAAAGCAGGAGCATAACTGCCCATCCTCACATGGCAGCCCCTACCCCAGCCTTTAGAGCATTCCCCTCAGGGCCCAAGGCCAGGCAGCAAGTGCATCAGTGGGGAGCAGTGGGAGCAGCCAAACACAGAGGAGGCAGCCGAGCTGAGCTGTCTGGAGGTGGCATGTTCCCTTTCCTCCCCCAGTCAAGGTTACCCAGCACCTGCATGCCCTATGGGGCTCCCTGTAAACTCACCTTGATTTTGACATCCTTTGGGGCAAGCTTCTTCACTTCACTTAGCAATCGGTCACCGAAGCCTGTGAACACAAGGCTGGCTGAGCCCAGGGCCCACATCTGAACTCCCTTATACTAGCACCCCTATCTCCACCCACTGGTACCCCTAGCTGCTGCCACTTTTAGtagtgctgctgcttcttttagTAGTTCTTTCCAGAATCAAGGATGGCGGCAAGCCATCCCAAGGGCAGGAAAGAGCCAGCATGATGCCTGAGATGGACCCAGCTTCCtcagagaggcagtgggagagggaacccCGAGTCACACAGCTTGGTCTGGCCTCTGCACTCTTCCATCCAAAGCAAAATCAAAGGTAAATGACAAATCAGGGGAAAACATCTACCATTTCTGCCCACTGCAGAGGCTAAGATCACATGCAGTGTTGGGAGGGCACTGATGGACTCCCACTGACCTACCAGCTAACAAGAACCTGTGTCCACCCTCTGACTCAGCAAGTCTCCTGGAATTTCCCCTTTAGGGATATTCCTATTACGTGAGGTTATTGGATGCAGCACCTCTGGGATTAGAGATGGCTGCAGCGACCTCACAGGCCATCGGTAAGTCAAAGGGGAAATGGCCTATCCATTCAGAAATGCCACATGGCCGTCTGAAGGAGCTCACATGAATAGGGAAAGATCTTCCAGATATGGGGCTCCAAGAAACATACATGGTGTGCTGCTTGGGGAGCATGTTATGATGGGCATAAAAGCGGGAGCAAGGGGCAATGCACATTTGTTTATACCCACACAGCTGAGGGCTGTGTAACTGCCGGAGAGGGAACAGGAGCGGGGCGACCGCGACAGTGGGAAAAGGGAGATGTCGTCTCACACATTTTAGATCTTATGTGAATATAGCACCTACTTGAAAGTCAGTAAAACTTAACTTTaaatctctctcttaaaaaacaccAAATGCCGAGTACTAAAAAAGCCAATAGAAAATGGGCCACgtgccaagctccagggagtgcCATCTAAGTGCTGTCTTGAGCACCACCTCCCAAATGGTGGTACCTTTGAAAAGCGTGGAGCCACCTGACAGCACGATGTTGGCGAAAAGCGTTCGGCGAAGGTCCATGTCGGATTTGTGGATGGCGAAGGCCAGCACCTCGTGGAGCCCCTCACTCTCATCACCTACCAGGTCTGGCTGGAACAGCAGCTCAGGGGCCCGGAAGCGCGCTGGCCCCACCTTTGGAACACAAGATTGAGGGGGATGGACCTCTTCTTCCTCTAGATGCCAGCATCACCTCCGCCATCCAGTGCCAGGCCCGGCAACTTACGTCGAGCATGCTGCCGTCTGGCAAGGTGTACTGCACCTTCTCTGTCTCTAGAGCCTCGTCCTTCTGCGGGTTGATGGATAGGTAGCAGGCTCGCTGCAGAGGGCAGGGCCACAACACTCAGAAAGCTGCAACTGGGAAACCTATGCCCGCCTGGGGCTCAACCTTGCGCCTTGGGGCTACCACTGCCCATCGCCCCACCCAGCCTGCCTCCATACCCTCCTGCCCCGTCACCTCTTTGATGGTCCGGACAACCTCGAACTCGGCTGAGGTGTGAAAGTCAACTCCTTCCTTGCGCAGCAGGAGCCGGAGATAGCGGGAGACATCACGGCCGGCAATGTCTACCCGCATGATGGAATGAGGCATGGCAAAGCCCTCGTAGATGGGGACAGCATGAGTGACCCCATCTCCTGAGTCTAAAACCACTCCCGTCGTGCGTCCTGTTGCGTACCTGTCACCAAGTCAGCATCCCTTCACCTCAGCCAATGAGGCATGGGGACCTCCTCACCCCTGGAAGGGACCCTGGACATTTGCTTTATCAGGTCTCAAAAAGGAACCTGAGGAATTCCTGAAAGGAACAGTTACCGGGGGGCTGTTTCTATGGGCTACTCTGACAAAAGCAGGAGGATAGCCAGGAGGACGGGGACTCAGGGGACTCTAGGGCTTAGGGAGCACTCACAGGCTGAGCACGGCCTGCATGGAGATAAACAGGGCTGGCACGTTGAAGGTTTCGAAGAACACCTCTGCTGCCTTCTCCCGGTTCTTACTTGGGTTGAGTGGAGCCTCTGTTAGGAGCACTGGATGCTACAAGAGATGGCAAAGTTTAGGCACATGACCACATCCTAGGCCCTAAAAGAATCCTCACAGGCCAAAATGCCTGCTGCAAGCACAGGCAGCCGCGGCCTGCTCTCATTCCCGAGGGTAGCATCCCACTGTCTGCCAGCAGTTCTTCCTCCCAAGACCCAGCTTTCTCTGGAAAACTCTACTTGGCAGCCACGGACTGTGTggacctcccccacctccccacaccaTGAAAAGGCAGCAGACCCTAATAAAATGCAGAGGAAGCGTGACAGCGTAAGCAGGAAGGGCTGAGCAAGGAGAGGGCAGAACAGGGAACTGGGAGGCCGGCAGGTGGGGCTGGCTGGCACACCTCCTCAGAGAAAGTCTGCAGCTGATCTTTGGAGTAGACGTACTGCCAGATGCGCTCCATGTCGTTCCAGTCCCGCACCACGCCGTGCTCCATGGGGTAGCGGATGGCCAGCAGCCCTCGGTGCTCctgcaggggaaggggggaaggtcAGCAGGAGCgcccagcccctctcctccaACTGCTTTCTGCCGTCCTGGAAGCCGCCCTTCATCTGTCCTGAACAGAACCACCACTGCTTCCTGGGTGTCCCCACGGCTGGTGGCAGGTCCTGAACTCAGCACAGGCCTCTTTTGTCCAGCAGCAGCTTCTTAGGCCCTCAGAACCCAGTCAGCTTCAACTGGCAGGAGACAGAAAGGGTGGTGACACGCTCCCTCCTATTGTAGTCCTCCCCAGCTGTGCTTCTGGGGCTTCTCTACTTGCTGCCAACAcattctcccctcttctctcttcacGCTGCCCAGTTTCCTTCCCCACCATTCTATGATGCTGCTACGGCACCAGGAGCTGCCTTGTGGCCCATTCCATGCTGTTCTCTCCTGTGGTCACCTGTCACTCACTGCTCCTTCCAGCTCTTCAACCATTGCTCACGTGTCCTGCACGGACCTGCCCTTCTGTGTCCTCCCAGAGCATGCCCCCTTTCACCAAACACCACCTGACCTCTCTCACCCAGAGCCATGGCTCCTGCTGACTCCATCTCTGGAAAGGCCTGCATCTCTGTTCCCCTGGCTCACCCCCTCTCCCCGAACTGCGTACCCCCGGTGCTGCTTGCTGCTGCCCTCTACATCTTCACTCGGGGGCCCCCTCTGGCCCTGAAGCATAGACAAGTCACCCCACCTGGAGTGTAAGAGGTGGGGTGACTCATTTCCACGACACTCATTTCTATCAGTCATCAAGGCTGAGGGAGCCAGACTCTTAAGTCCCTTTTTAATCAACTCTTTCCTCTGTAGCTGCCTCGCTCTACAAGACAGGGCATAAAGTAGTGTGTTCCTCTAACAGGAACCATCATGCCATCTCAGAGTACTTCTGAGCTGGAGCCTTGAGAGTCCAGGAAGACACCTGGCAGATAGCCCCAGAAAACAGAGATTCCCTCTTGGGAGGAACAGCTCTGACCACGAGCCCACGTTCCCGGGACTATGAAGCCCCAAGCCCAggcaaagcaggctccacagGTGTTACCTCTGCTTTTGGTCCAATGAAGAGGTCCCCCTCCAGGGCTCCAGCCATCACTCGCATGTGCTTAGGACGCCCGACACTGCAAGGACCGGTCAAGTCAGCAAGGTGGGTGGGGGCGTGGGTGAGCCCACGTCCAGGAAAACCAAAGTCTAACTCCTATGGTCAAAATGGAATCTACTCCAAAGCATCTGGCCACGCAGCAAAGGCCAGAACCCAGGCCTAGGGATATgggcccacagagcaggccttggCAGGATGGCAAGCTCTGGATCAGAAGAAAAGGTATCCTTTCTGTTCCCCCCACTCCGTCCCAGAGAGGGCTGAGAGCTCTGGAATCTTGGCCCTTCATGGTCCAGCCCTGGCAGAGGGTCAGCTTCTGCAGCCACAATGACTCAGCCCACACTCAAGATTTCAGGAGGGTGGGGCTGCTGGCACTGTCTGTGGAGCAAGGTCCCAGGAAGTCAGGTCATGGCTCCCTTGTGCACCCTTCTCTCATTCACTTgatcctgccccttcccactcccagGGCTTTCAGGATACAGATTCAGTTCTTGGAAGACTGGACAAGCTACCATTCTAAAATCTGACCTGAGCTCCCTGCACATCAGTAGGAACTTTTAATTGTACCTAAGTGGAGTtcagaaaagaaagctgaagcCCTATTGTGCGCCTGGTGCTCCAAGCTGGCCCTGTCCTCAGACCAGGCATGGGGTTCTTGGTATAGCCAGCCACTCTGGGGCCCTCCCAATGCCCCTGCTTAGGCCAATCCCTCTAAAGCCTCCAGGATTTGAGAAGAGGCACCACCTAGAGAAAACTTCCTGATGGGCTACAGTAGCCAAAGGAACACTCTGTGCTTCCGACCCCACCTTAGCCCTGCTGTCACTGGTTCCATTCAGGGAACACTCCCCTTGACCAAAAAAACCCATTATTTTCTAGAGCTGGAAAATAAATAAGCCCTGAAAGAAACATTTCCTGGGAGGAAGGGATGGCTGTGCATTAACGCCCCACTCTTTCTCCCCTGAGTTTCGGTTTTTCTCCCAGAGATGTCTCCCTTCCATTCTTGGTGCTTCTATACCTGTTCCCAAGAGAATGCTGGTGGCTTCTCCTTCCTGCCTGGCTCAAGGAGGGACCAGAATCAGACTTCAAAGAGGAGGAAGCCCAGGGCACTTGTCTTGTCCTTCCAGAGCCAGTAACAGCATTAGCCTCACAAGTCTGGTGTTTCCCCCTATAGGTTGGGGGCAAGAGTTGGCCTCCAACAGAGCTGTGATGCAGAGCCAATGTTCTTCCAGGAATCCAACAAAAAGAGTAGAGCTGCTGCCTGAGCAACACTTACTAGTTTGGGAAACAGTATTTGGGAATCTGGTCTCCTGCAAAGCCAGCCTTGATCACCCCCGAACCCTGTAAGGAAAAACAATGTTTAGCTCCCAACATATACCTCCAGATGAAGGCAGTGCCCAGCAGTAGAGGCAGCCCAGGGAGGAAGGCTGAGATCCTGCCAAGAGGGTAAGATCATTTATAAGTACACCAGTAATTCACAACCAGGGGGTGATTTTGCACCCCTCCTCCCAAATgtgacaatgtctggagactgTGGAGGGGACAGCAGAGGTAGAGGGCTTGTGGCATTGAGAGGGTAGATGCCAGGGATGCTACTAAATATCCTACAATACACAGGCCAGCCCCTCACACCAGGAATTACTTAGCTCAAAATGTCAATATGGTGCAGACTGAAAAACCATGACGTACATCCTTCTCTGCACACTCTAGGGTCAGCTCCAGGCAGGAGGAACCCATAGCAGCACAAGCTGCTCCCAAAGTCAGCTAGAGGCAACTCCAGGCATGGTTTTTTCCCAATATCTcctggccacccccaccccccaccccagcagacaTGGACCACATACAGGACCCACCCAGGAAGATCACTGTGTATATAGCACCAGCTGGCACCTCTCTTCTAGTGGCGTCTCCAAAGACTACCGGTAAAGAACTTGGTCCTGCCACTGCTCCAGCATGGAAACTGGACTTGGGATCTTAAAGGGAACCTGGCATCTAGAAACCTCCCACTAATGAAGGAATCAGCCTTCCAACCTCACTTCCCACAGATCACTGTCAAACCTTTTgggtctgcagagcagagagaaatATCCTCACATTAGAGAGGAAGGGCTAGAAGCCCACAGGGACCAGGCAGGTTGTCCTCCGAACTCCTAAAAGTCGTTGGTTAGCCTAAATGAATTATCTGCTGACCAAGGAAGTGTCATAATTCTTCTAGGCTACAGCCTGTTGGAGTGGACCCCTGAGCCCAGATCTAGCCTTCTTATTAAACATCCCCTGCTGTGATTCAAGGAGCCCACATGCATACtccaaaacacacaaacaaaaacaaaaaaacccccattCAGGATTACATGGGGGTCATGTGGGAGGAGACACATCCCAGAAAGAGGAGTAAGGCATAATCAAAAACTCCAAGGCACACACAGCTCAGGCAGATACCCGGCGAGGGGCAGATATATATCTGCCCTTCATTTTCCACTCATGGACAGGAAAGTTCAGAAGTCAGAAATCCTCAGAGGGCAGCTGAAAACATGCTGTGCCAGTGCTGAAGGACACCACCACAAGGAACCCCAGCAACTTTTCTCTGAAGCTTCCAAACCATTATCCCAAACTGCTTTGGGTCCTGGGAAGAGTAGTCCTGAACTCTCCCCACAGTCCTGCTAGCTGTGGAATTTCTGCTTGGCATGGGCAAGGAGTAATTAAAGAGACGGTTAAAGTAGCCGAGGGGCCAACCAGGTGATGATGGATATGTGGCTGGCAGAACTTAACCTATACATACAACATACATATTTTCCAGTCAAAGAGCACAGTAGGGACTGTCCACACTGGAGATCCTGCTAAGAGCTGCAGTCTCTTGGTAAGTGGTCTTGTAGAGGTCACCAAGCAAACTCTCTCTGTAAGATCAGGCCAGCAAAAGGGCAAATACTGTTTCTCCTCTATTACGAGGAAGGGCAGCCAGAACCCAAGTAGGAGCTAAAGGGTCTGGCGCTGAAATCTAACCAgtgaccgcccccccccaaccaaGAAGGGTCCAGAGTGGGTCCTCAGGCCTGACACACGGGGGCATGGCTGGGCTGATGGGCTGTCATTCGAGCACTCCCGATGCTGATCAAGTGCCGCCAGACTGATGGGTCCCTGCGTCTCCAGCACCTCCCCGCCGGGCCCGAGGAGCTCCGCCGCACTGGAGGGGTTGGCTCCAGGACCCGGGCTACAAAGCCAACTGAGCAGGAGAGCCCCTGGCGGACGTGGAGGGCGGGCAGTGCATGTAGGACTAGTCGAGACCGGCGAGGATCCCCTCCCGGCGCCACCGCGTGCGCCCCCGAGGGCAGGGCGCCCGTCCTCCCCCCAACTGCCGGGCCTCACGTTGTCGATGACCACAGGCTGGTTGGCGATAATGTCGTAGGACTCCATGGCCGGGCCGGCCGGCCCTGCCCAGCGGGGGGCTGCAAGAGGAACCCGCGGGCGTGCAGACCTGTACCGCGGTTGCTCTAGACACCGCGGCGCACCCCTCCCATCCCGCTAGCGCAGCCTACGCCATCCCCGCGGGGCTTGCTGGAGGACGCTCCCCCCGTCCCGACCAATCACCGTTCCCACTTGCGCGGATTGACGGCGGGCGCCCGGGGCCCGCTGCGGGCCAAGGGGCGGGGCCTCCGGGTGCTGACCAGCCAATTGCGGCCTCCCGGAAGTACTGCCGGGGCGCTTTCAAGATAGGCTGCGCGGTGTCGAGGGGTTTTTGGCAGGGGATGACGTCATGGCTCGGCCCTTAAAGGGGACCCGGGCAGAATCAAGGGGGTGTCTGAGAGTCACTTGTCCAGGAAAACTTCGTTCCTGAGTGGCAGCACCTGCGACCACGCTACTTCGTGAGCGCGTAGGCCCCGAGGAGGCAGGGTCTGGATATTTTACCCAGAGCGTTTCTTTACTGAGCACGGGGGAGAATCCTTTTCCGTGGAAAAATTTCAGTTCTGTGGTAACTTGGTAGCTGGCGTTAGTCGAACACCTGCTATGTGTTTGCGGAGCCCTTCTACCTGTTTTACATAGATTATATGAAATCCTTGCACTAACCGTTAGGTAGCTgtattcttattcccattttgcagatgtgggGACCGAGGGGCCTCACAACTCTGGAACTAGCCCAGGGGGTCTCCAGCCCGCAATAGCTGGGGTCAGCTTGCTGGCAGCCTCCCGCCCCGCCGGGGTCTGCTGCCTCAGCGGTGCAAGGGATCGGgtcccaaattctttttttttttttttttaaagattttatttatttatttgacagaaatcacaagtagatggagaggcaggcagagagagagagagagagagagggaagcaggctccctgctgagcagagagcccgatgcaggactcgattccaggaccctgagatcatgacctgagccgaaggcagcggcttaacccactgagccacccaggcgccccgggtccTAAATTCATTTGCCAAACTGAGCCATAGTTATTTGCTTCTCTTTAGAACTTTCCCCACTAAACTGTGAAATTAAATTGGGTGAAAGTGAAGCACATTGTACAGAAAAGTGCAGAAATCACATTGCAGTGGATTATTACAATGTGGGCACCCTTGTATAACCGTTACTGAGTTTAAGAACAGAGCATGACCAGTACCCCAGAAGCTACCCGCTTCCCTCAGTTGCTGCCCGGCTCCTCTTCGGAGGTGACTCCTTTCCTGAATTGTACCACCAAAGGTTAGTTTTGCATATTTAGGAACTTTATGCAAATGGAATAATAAGTATGCACTCATAAAATGGGCCAGTgtgcaaacattaaaaataatgaagttttatGTAATTTCATATGAAACACATCAGGACACAGGGCTAAGTCAAAGCAAAGAAAGCCAGACACAGTGCCCAGAATGTTACATGTGTGAGAGTCTGCAAAGAGTATATGAGGGAAGTTCAGGGCTCCTATGGGAAAGGGACCACTGGTAAATGTGGGTGAATGAAGggagaattctttttatttacaacatatatttttttggtattgaattgtggtttttaaaaaaatattttaaagataatagaCTTTATTGCCCAGCAATTACAAGTTCTCAAACATGTATTTTTCTACATAATTTATTGTGAGGTGATCAATGTTAAATAAAagactaattttcttttcttttctttctttttttctgaagattttatttatttatttgacaggcagagattacaagtaggcagagaggcaggcagagagagagaagaggaagcaggctccctgctgagcagagagcctgatgcggggctggatcccaggactctgggatcatgaccttaggtgaaggcagaggccttaacccactgagccacccaggtgccccaaaatactaATTTTCATCATGTGTTTCAATTCATGGCTTCTTGACcaattcttcatttttccttccaacTGCATGCCTCTAGGGAATGAATTTTGACCAGGATAGTTTGGGACTTGAATAGTCATCTGCAGCTACCTATATGCTCCTTACATACAGTTGTGCTCCCAGTGGTTTTATCACAGCCATCCTGTGAGCAGTTTCTGGAAAACATCAGGTTGACCTTCATTCATCTTCACCTCATAGGCTCTGTTGCACCTGAAGAAGCCCAGTGACAGGCCAGCAGATGCTGCTGCCCAGCCCACTTGGCCGACAGTGCCCCATGCACCCTCATCCTTTGGTGGCCTTGTGGAAAAGCGGtattaaattgtttttaacttgttcaggtatataatattttcccctctttttttttttattgtgggagAATACACACAATGTAAAATTTGCAGTCTTAACCATCTTTAAAGTTGAGTGGTACTAAATACACTCATAATGTTGTGCAACCACTACcatcatccatctccagaactctttttatCTTGTAAAAATGCAACTTTGTACttat comes from Neovison vison isolate M4711 chromosome 8, ASM_NN_V1, whole genome shotgun sequence and encodes:
- the ACTR1B gene encoding beta-centractin isoform X1; translated protein: MESYDIIANQPVVIDNGSGVIKAGFAGDQIPKYCFPNYVGRPKHMRVMAGALEGDLFIGPKAEEHRGLLAIRYPMEHGVVRDWNDMERIWQYVYSKDQLQTFSEEHPVLLTEAPLNPSKNREKAAEVFFETFNVPALFISMQAVLSLYATGRTTGVVLDSGDGVTHAVPIYEGFAMPHSIMRVDIAGRDVSRYLRLLLRKEGVDFHTSAEFEVVRTIKERACYLSINPQKDEALETEKVQYTLPDGSMLDVGPARFRAPELLFQPDLVGDESEGLHEVLAFAIHKSDMDLRRTLFANIVLSGGSTLFKGFGDRLLSEVKKLAPKDVKIKISAPQERLYSTWIGGSILASLDTFKKMWVSKKEYEEDGSRAIHRKTF
- the ACTR1B gene encoding beta-centractin isoform X2 — translated: MEHGVVRDWNDMERIWQYVYSKDQLQTFSEEHPVLLTEAPLNPSKNREKAAEVFFETFNVPALFISMQAVLSLYATGRTTGVVLDSGDGVTHAVPIYEGFAMPHSIMRVDIAGRDVSRYLRLLLRKEGVDFHTSAEFEVVRTIKERACYLSINPQKDEALETEKVQYTLPDGSMLDVGPARFRAPELLFQPDLVGDESEGLHEVLAFAIHKSDMDLRRTLFANIVLSGGSTLFKGFGDRLLSEVKKLAPKDVKIKISAPQERLYSTWIGGSILASLDTFKKMWVSKKEYEEDGSRAIHRKTF